The Streptomyces sp. NBC_01317 genomic interval CTGAGCGTGTCCGCGGGCGCGCCGGTGCTCCCGTGCTTCCCGTCGCCGGGCAGGCTGATCGACAGCCTTCCCGGCGACGTCCGTTGCGGGAGCGCGTGTGCTCCTGGGCGCGGCGAGAACCGGGGGCGTGCGGAGAAACCGGCTCCGAGCCCCTTGGCGCCCGTGTGCGCCCCCCTGGGACACTCCCGCGCCCGGATGCCCGGCCACCCGCCCAAAGGCCGGTGGCGGTGCCGTGGGGCGGTTTCACGCCGCCCTCCCACGCTCCGGGAGTACACCGCCGCACGTCCAGGCACGCCGGAAGGACGGATCCGGCGTGCGCGGGTCCGTCCTCCCGAGGTGACGTTTCTGCTGTTATGCGTGAGGCGGGAGATCAGCCCTCGTCGTGCGCGACGGCACGGCGGGCGTCCGCGTCCAGGACTCCCCAGCTGATCAGCTGCTCGGTCAGGACCGACGGCGACTGGTCGTAGATGACCGCGAGGGTGCGCAGGTCGTCCTGGCGGATCGACAGCACCTTGCCGTTGTAATCCCCGCGCTGGCTCTGGATCGTCGCCGCGTAACGCTGGAGAGGGCCTGCCTTCTCCTGCGGGACATGGGCCAGGCGCTCCAGCTGGAGGACCAGCTTCGGCGGCGGCTCGGCGGCGCCGCCGGGCGTCGTACCGGGCAGGAGCTCCTGCACCGGGACCCCGTAGAAATCCGCCAGCTCGGCGAGGCGCTGCACCGTGACGGCACGGTCGCCGCGCTCGTACGAACCGACCACGACGGCCTTCCAGCGGCCCTGGGACTTCTCCTCCACGCCATGGAGCGAGAGGCCCTGCTGGGTGCGGATGGCGCGGAGTTTGGCCCCGAGCTGCTTTGCGTATTCGCTGGACATATAGCTCCCCGGACGAAGTCTGGTAACTCACTGTGAGGTTACGCAGCGTTACTTGGATGCGTCAAGCCGAATGGTCCGTACCGCCCTTCCGCACAGCCTCGCGGCTCGTCCCCCGCAGGGGCGCCACCAGGCACTCCACCGTGCCCTGCTAACGTGGGTGGCGCAATTTCGACGTCCTTTAAGATCCGTCCCGTGAGGCGGAGAAGGAGGTCCGTTTCCAATGGACTCGCACAGCCCTGCCCACAGCTCCGAGGCCGCCCGCCCCGTGCTGGAGGCCCCCGACATCGCCCGGGTCCTCACCCGCATCGCCCACGAGATCGTCGAACGCGCCAGGGGCGCCGACGACGTGGTGCTGCTCGGCATCCCGACCCGCGGTGTCTACCTCGCCCGCCGGCTCGCGGACCGGCTCGCGGAGATCACCGGCCGCGTGATCCCGGTCGGCTCCCTGGACATCACCATGTACCGCGACGACCTGCGCATGCGGCCCGCCCGCGCGCTGGGCCGTACCGACATCCCCGCCGACGGGGTCGACGGACGCCTCGTGGTCCTCGTGGACGACGTGCTCTTCTCCGGCCGTACGATCCGCGCGGCGCTCGACGCGCTCGGCGACATCGGCCGCCCCAGGGCCGTCCAGCTCGCGGTCCTCGTCGACCGCGGCCACCGCGAACTGCCGATCCGCGCCGACTACGTCGGCAAGAACCTCCCCACGTCGCTGCGGGAGACGGTCAAGGTCCAGCTCGCCGAGGAGGACGGGCGCGACACGGTCCTGCTCGGCCTGCGCGGGCCGGACACGCCCTAGCCGAAGCCCCGTACGCCTCCGACCCACCCGTACGGCAGCGCTCGCGCGCCCGCACACCGCCACCACCTCCGGAGCAGACACCCGATGCTGCGTCTCCCAGGGACAAGCCCCCGCACGCCCGGCCACCTCATCTCCGCCGGCGATCTCACCCGCGACGAAGCCGTCCACATCCTCGACACCGCCGAGGAGATGGCCAGGGTCGCCGACCGGCCCATCAAAAAACTGCCCACCCTCCGCGGCCGTACCGTCGTCAACCTCTTCTTCGAGGACTCGACCAGGACCCGGATCTCCTTCGAGGCCGCCGCCAAGCGCCTCTCCGCGGACGTCATCAACTTCTCCGCGAAGGGCTCGTCCGTCTCCAAGGGCGAGTCGCTCAAGGACACCGCGCTGACCCTGGAGGCGATGGGCGCGGACGCCGTCGTCATCCGGCACGGCGCCTCCGGCGCCCCCTACCGGCTCGCCACCTCGGGCTGGATCGAAGGGGTCGTCGTCAACGCGGGCGACGGCACCCACGAACACCCCACCCAGGCCCTCCTCGACGCGTTCACCCTGCGCCGCCGCCTCGTCGGCGCCGACCAGGGCGTCGGCCGCGACCTGGAAGGGCGCCGGGTCACGATCGTCGGCGACGTCCTGCACAGCCGGGTCGCCCGCTCCAACATCCTGCTGCTCCACACCCTGGGCGCCCAGGTCACCGTGGTCGCCCCGCCCACCCTCGTGCCCATCGGCGTCGAGCAGTGGCCCTGCGAGGTCAGCTACGACCTGGACCAGGTGCTGCCCGCCTCCGACGCTGTCATGATGCTGCGCGTGCAGCGCGAGCGGATGAACGCCGCCTTCTTCCCCACCGAGCGGGAGTACTCCCGCCGTTACGGCCTGAACGGCGACCGGATGGCCCGGATGCCCGGGCACTCCGTCGTGATGCACCCGGGCCCGATGAACCGCGGCATGGAGATCACCGCCGAGGTCGCCGACTCCGGCCGCTGCACCGCCGTCGAGCAGGTCGCCAACGGTGTGTCCATCCGCATGGCCGTGCTCTACCTGCTGCTGGGCGGCAACGAGCCCGCCGTCAGCCACGCCCGTACCGAGGAGAACAAGTAACCATGACCAAGATCCTTGTCCGGGGCGCACGGGTGCTCGGTGGCGCGGTGCGGGACGTCCTGATCGACGGCGAGACGGTCGCGGAGGTCGGCGCCGGCCTCGACGCCGGTGACGCCACCGTGATCGAGGCGGACGGGCTGGTCCTGCTGCCCGGTCTGGTCGACCTCCACACCCACCTGCGCGAGCCGGGCCGCGAGGACTCCGAGACGGTCCTCACCGGTACGAAGGCGGCGGCGGTCGGCGGCTTCACGGCCGTCCACGCCATGGCCAACACCTTCCCCGTCGCCGACACCGCCGGAGTGGTCGAGCAGGTCTGGCGCCTGGGCCGCGAGTCCGGCTACTGCGACGTGCAGCCCATCGGCGCGGTCACCGTCGGCCTGGCGGGCAAGCAGCTCGCCGAGCTGGGCGCCATGCACGACTCGGCGGCCGGCGTCCGGGTCTTCTCCGACGACGGCAAGTGCGTGGACGACGCCGTGATCATGCGCCGCGCGCTGGAGTACGTGAAGGCCTTCGACGGCGTCATCGCCCAGCACGCCCAGGAGCCCCGGCTCACCGAGGGCGCGCAGATGAACGAGGGCGTCGTCTCCGCCGAACTGGGTCTCGGCGGCTGGCCCGCCGTCGCCGAGGAGTCGATCATCGCCCGCGACGTCCTGCTCGCCGCGCACGTCGGCTCGCGGGTGCACATCTGCCACCTCTCCACGGCCGGTTCCGTCGAGCTGGTCCGCTGGGCCAAGTCCAAGGGCTGGAACGTCACCGCCGAGGTCACCCCGCACCACCTGCTCCTCACGGACGAGCTCGTACGGTCATACAACCCGGTCTACAAGGTGAACCCGCCCCTTCGTACGGAGGCCGACGTGCTGGCCCTGCGCGAGGCCCTCGCCGACGGCACGATCGACTGCGTCGCCACCGACCACGCCCCGCACCCGCACGAGGACAAGGACTGCGAGTGGGCCGCGGCGGCCATGGGCATGGTCGGCCTGGAGACGGCGCTCTCCGTCGTCCAGCAGACGATGGTCGACACCGGGCTGCTCGACTGGGCCGGGGTCGCGGACCGCATGTCGTTCCGCCCGGCCAGGATCGGCCGGCTGGAGGGACACGGCCGCCCCGTCTCGGCAGGCGAGCCCGCCAACCTCACCCTGGTCGATCCGGCTTACCGTGGTGTCGTGGACCCCGCGGGTTTCGCCTCCCGCAGCCGCAACACCCCCTACGAGGGGCATGAACTGCCGGGACGCGTGACCCACACCTTCCTGCGGGGCCGCGCCACGGTCGTCGACGGGAATCTGGCGTGACAAGCGTGACAACTGCGAACCTCTTCATCCCCCTGGCCGCCGAGCAGAAGTCGGCGGAGGTGACCGACTGGGCCGCCAGGATCGGCTGGGTGGCCGGCCTGCTGCTCTTCGTCGTGCTCGTCTACTGGCTGATGCGGCAGGGCTGGAAATGGCGCGGCAGCCTCCAGTCCGACGTACCGGACCTGCCCACGGCGCCGGAGACCCCGGGCGAGCCCCGGCTGACCCTGACCGGCCGCTACCACGGCTCCACCACCGCCGGGCAGTGGCTCGACCGGATCGTGGCCCACGGGCTCGGTACCCGCAGCCGCGTCGAACTGACCCTGACCGACGCGGGCCTCGACGTGGTACGCCCCGGCGCCACCGACTTCTTCGTCCCGGCCGCCCAACTGCGGGAGGCCCGGCTCGACAAGGGCATCGCCGGGAAGGTCCTCGCCGAGGGCGGCCTGCTGATCGTCACCTGGCAGCACGGCGACCGGCTGATCGACTCCGGCTTCCGGTCCGACCGGTCGGCCGAGCAGGCGGAATGGGTCGGCGCGATCGGCGCGATCACCGGCACGACCACCGCGAACACATCCCTCACCACGACGGAAGGCGCATCATGACCACCTCCCCCCGGGGATCCGCCCGTGACAAGGCGTCTCCCGCCGTGCTCGTCCTGGAGGACGGCCGCAGTTTCCGCGGCCGCGCCTACGGGGCCGTGGGGGAGACGTTCGGCGAGGCGGTGTTCTCCACCGGCATGACCGGCTACCAGGAGACCCTCACCGACCCCTCGTACCACCGCCAGGTCGTCGTGATGACCGCCCCGCACGTCGGCAACACCGGGATCAACGACGAGGACCAGGAGTCGCGCCGCATCTGGGTGTCCGGCTATGTCGTACGGGACCCCGCGCGCGTCCCGTCCAACTGGCGCTCACGGCGCTCGCTGGACGACGAACTGACCGCGCAGGGCGTCGTCGGCATCAGCGGGATCGACACCCGCGCGCTCACCCGCCACCTGCGCGAGCGGGGCGCGATGCGCGTCGGCATCTTCTCCGGGGACGCGCTCAACAGCGCCTCGGGCAAGGGCGTCGCGGACGGCGCGGCGCTTCTCGCCCGCGTCCTGCGGGCCCCCGAGATGAGCGGCGCCGAGCTGTCCTCGGAGGTCACCACCGCCGAGCCGTACGTCGTGCCCGCGATCGGCACCAAGCGGTTCACCGTCGCCGCCCTCGACCTCGGCATCAAGGGCATGACCCCGCACCGGCTGGCCGAACGCGGCATAGAGGTCCACGTCCTGCCCGCCACCGCCACCCTGGACGACGTCTACGCGACCGCCCCCGACGGGGTCTTCCTCTCCAACGGCCCCGGCGACCCCGCCACCGCCGACCTCACCGTCGTCAAGGGCGTCCTGGAGCGCGGCACCCCGCTCTTCGGCATCTGCTTCGGCAACCAGCTCCTCGGCCGGGCGCTGGGCTTCGGCACGTACAAGCTCAAGTACGGGCACCGGGGCATCAACCAGCCCGTGCAGGACAGGACGACCGGGAAGGTCGAGGTCACGGCGCACAACCACGGGTTCGCCGTCGACGCCCCGCTCGACCAGGTCTCCGAGACCCCCTACGGCCGCGCCGAGGTCAGCCATGTCTGCCTCAACGACAACGTGGTGGAGGGGCTGCGGCTGCTCGACCGGCCGGTGTTCAGCGTCCAGTACCACCCGGAGGCGGCCGCGGGCCCGCACGACGCCGCGTACCTCTTCGACCGCTTCACATCCCTGATGGAGGACCAGCGTGCCTAAGCGCACCGATATCCAGTCCGTCCTGGTCATCGGATCGGGACCGATCGTCATCGGCCAGGCCGCTGAGTTCGACTACTCCGGCACCCAGGCCTGCCGGGTCCTCAAGTCCGAGGGCCTGCGCGTCATCCTGGTCAACTCCAACCCCGCCACGATCATGACGGACCCGGAGATCGCCGACGCCACGTACGTCGAGCCGATCACCCCCGAGTTCGTCGAGAAGATCATCGCCAAGGAGCGCCCCGACGCGCTGCTGCCCACCCTCGGCGGCCAGACGGCGCTCAACACCGCCATCTCCATGCACGAACAGGGTGTCCTGGAGAAGTACGGCGTCGAGCTGATCGGCGCCAACGTCGAGGCGATCAACAAGGGCGAGGACCGCGAGCTGTTCAAGGGCGTGGTCGAGGCCGTCCGCGCCAAGATCGGCCACGGCGAGTCCGCCCGCTCGGTGATCTGCCACACGATGGACGACATCCTCGCCGGCGTGGAGACGCTCGGCGGCTACCCCGTCGTCGTCCGCCCCTCCTTCACCATGGGCGGCGCCGGCTCCGGCTTCGCCCACGACGAGGAGGAGCTGCGCCGGATCGCCGGCCAGGGGCTCATGCTCTCGCCGACCACCGAGGTGCTCCTGGAGGAGTCCATCCTTGGCTGGAAGGAGTACGAACTGGAGCTGATGCGCGACAAGAAGGACAACGTCGTCGTCGTCTGTTCCATCGAGAACTTCGACCCGATGGGCGTGCACACCGGTGACTCGATCACCGTCGCGCCCGCGATGACGCTGACCGACCGTGAGTACCAGACCCTCCGGGACGTCGGCATCGCGATCATCCGCGAGGTCGGGGTGGACACCGGCGGCTGCAACATCCAGTTCGCCGTCAACCCCGACGACGGCCGCATCATCGTCATCGAGATGAACCCCCGGGTGTCCCGGTCCTCCGCGCTCGCCTCCAAGGCCACCGGCTTCCCGATCGCCAAGATCGCCGCCCGGCTCGCCGTCGGCTACACGCTGGACGAGATCCCGAACGACATCACCGAGAAGACCCCGGCGTCCTTCGAGCCCACCCTCGACTACGTCGTCGTGAAGGTTCCGCGCTTCGCCTTCGAGAAGTTCCCGCTCGCCGACGCCACGCTGACCACCACCATGAAGTCGGTGGGCGAGGCGATGGCCATCGGCCGTAACTTCACCGAGGCGCTCCAGAAGGCCCTGCGCTCCCTGGAGAAGGCCGGCAGCCAGTTCCGCTTCACCGGCCCGCCCGGCGACAAGGACGCGCTGCTGGAGACCGCCAAGGTCCCCACCGACGGCCGGATCAACACCGTCATGCAGGCCATCAGGGCCGGGGCCACCCAGGAGGAGGTCTTCGACGCGACGAAGATCGACCCGTGGTTCGTGGACCAGCTGTTCCTGATCAAGGAGTACGCGGACGAACTGACCGCCGCCGAACGGCTCTTCCCCGAGCTGCTCGCCGAGGTCAAGCGGCACGGCTTCTCCGACGCCCAGATCGGCGAGATCCGCGGGCTGCGCGAGGACGTCGTCCGGGAGGTCAGGCACTCGCTGGGAGTCCGCCCGGTCTACAAGACGGTCGACACCTGCGCGGCCGAGTTCGCCGCGAAGACCCCGTACTTCTACTCCTCGTACGACGAGGAGAACGAGGTCGCGCCCCGCGAGAAGCCCGCCGTGATCATCCTCGGCTCGGGGCCCAACCGGATCGGCCAGGGCATCGAGTTCGACTACTCGTGCGTGCACGCGTCCTTCGCGCTCAGCGACGCGGGCTACGAGACCGTGATGGTCAACTGCAACCCCGAGACCGTCTCCACCGACTACGACACCTCCGACCGGCTCTACTTCGAGCCGCTCACCCTGGAGGACGTACTGGAGATCGTGCACGTCGAGTCGCTCGCCGGGCCGATCGCGGGCGTCATCGTCCAGCTCGGCGGCCAGACCCCGCTGGGCCTCGCCCAGGCCCTCAAGGACAACGGCGTCCCGGTCGTCGGCACACCTCCCGAGGCGATCCACGCCGCCGAGGACCGCGGCGCGTTCGGCCGGGTCCTCGCCGAGGCCGGCCTGCCCGCGCCCAAGCACGGCACCGCGACCACCTTCGCCGGCGCCAAGGCCATCGCCGACGAGATCGGCTACCCGGTGCTCGTCCGCCCGTCGTACGTGCTCGGCGGGCGTGGCATGGAGATCGTGTACGACGAGACGCGCCTGTCCTCGTACATCGCCGAGTCCACGGAGATCAGCCCCACCCGCCCGGTCCTCGTCGACCGCTTCCTCGACGACGCCATCGAGATCGACGTGGACGCGCTCTACGACGGCACCGAGCTGTACCTGGGCGGCGTCATGGAGCACATCGAGGAGGCCGGGATCCACTCCGGCGACTCGGCGTGCGCCCTGCCGCCCATCACGCTCGGCGGCTACGACATCAAGCGGCTGCGCACATCCACGGAGGCCATCGCCAAGGGCGTCGGGGTGCGCGGTCTGATCAACATCCAGTTCGCCCTCGCGGGGGACATCCTGTACGTCCTGGAGGCCAACCCGCGCGCCTCCCGTACGGTCCCCTTCACCTCCAAGGCGACCGCCGTACCGCTCGCCAAGGCGGCCGCCCGCATCTCGCTCGGCGCCACCGTCGCGGGACTGCGCGCGGAGGGCCTGCTCCCGGCGCACGGCGACGGCGGCACGCTGCCGCTGGACGGGCCGATCTCCGTCAAGGAGGCCGTGATGCCGTGGTCGCGTTTCCGCGACGTCCACGGACGCGGTGTCGACACCGTCCTCGGCCCGGAGATGCGCTCCACCGGCGAGGTCATGGGCATCGACTCCGCCTTCGGCACGGCGTACGCGAAGTCCCAGGCGGGCGCGTACGGGCCGCTGCCGACCAAGGGCCGCGCCTTTATCTCCGTCGCCAACCGCGACAAGCGTTCGATGATCTTCCCGGCGCGCGAGCTGGTGGCCCACGGCTTCGAGCTGCTCGCCACCTCCGGGACGGCCGAGGTCCTCAAGCGCAACGGCATCAAGGCCAGGGTCGTACGCAAGCAGTTCGAGGGCGAGGGCCCCAACGGCGAGCAGACCATCGTCCAGCTCATCCACGCGGGCGAGGTCGACCTCATCGTCAACACCCCGTACGGCACCGGCGGGCGGCTCGACGGCTACGACATCCGTACGGCCGCCGTGGCGCGCGGAGTCCCGTGCCTGACGACGGTCCAGGCGCTGGCCGCCGCCGTCCAGGGCATCGACGCGCTCACCCACGGCGACATCGGCGTCCGTTCCCTCCAGGAACACGCGCGACACCTGATCGCGGCCCGCGAGGACCAGTAGCCCGCACACGAGGGGGGACACCGGACCCGGTGTCCCCCCTCGTGCATGACCTCTCGCGCGACCTGTCGTACGACCTCCTGAGGAAAGCACCCACCCATGTACCGACTCTTCTTCCAGCTGGTCTTCCGCCGGATGGACGCCGAACGCGCCCATCACCTGGCCTTCCGGTGGATCCGCCTCGCCGCCCGCGTCCCCGTCCTGCGCACCTTCGCCGCGGCCGTCCTCGCCCCCCGCCACCCGGAGCTGCGCACCGAAGCCCTCGGCCTGCGGATGCACGGCCCCTTCGGGCTGGCCGCCGGCTTCGACAAGAACGCCGTCGCCGTGGACGGCCTGGCGATGCTCGGCTTCGACCACATCGAGATCGGGACCGTTACCGGGCAGCCCCAGCCGGGCAACCCGAGGAAGCGGCTCTTCCGGCTCGTCGCCGACCGCGCGCTGATCAACCGGATGGGCTTCAACAACGAGGGTTCCGAGGCCGTGGCCGCCCGCCTCGGCGCGCGGCGCGAGGTCTTCCGTACCACCGTCGGCGTCAACATCGGCAAGACCAAGGTCGTCCCTGAGGGTGAGGCGACCGCCGACTACGTCCTGTCGACGGAGCGGCTGGCCGTCCACGCCGACTACCTGGTGGTCAATGTCAGCTCGCCCAACACCCCGGGACTGCGCAGCCTCCAGGCCGTCGACCAGCTCCGGCCGCTGCTCACCGCCGTGCGGGAGGCCGCCGACCGTACGGTCACCGACCGCCGCGTCCCGCTCCTCGTCAAGATCGCCCCCGACCTCGCGGACGAGGACGTCGACGCCGTCGCCGACCTGGCCGTCGAGCTGGGCCTGGACGGCATCATCGCGACGAACACCACCATCGCCAGGGACAGCCTGGGCCTCCGCTCGCCCGCCGGCCTGGTCGCGGAGACCGGCGGGCTGTCCGGCGCGCCCCTCAAGGCCCGCTCCCTGGCCGTCCTGAGCCGGTTGTACGCCCGCGTGGGCGACCGGATCACCCTGGTCGGCGTCGGGGGCGTCGAGGACGCCGAGGACGCCTGGCAGCGGATCCTGGCGGGCGCGACGCTCGTCCAGGGCTACAGCGCGTTCGTCTACCGGGGGCCGTTCTGGAGCCGCGCGGTCCACAAGGGGCTCGCGGCGCGGCTGCGCACGAGCCCGTACGCCACCCTCGCCGACGCCGTCGGCGCCGAGACCCGGAAGGTGACCGCATGACCGCGCGACAGGAGAACCCGGCGCCCGGCCGCCCGCCGGGCGAGCCCTTCGGCGTCAGGCTGCGCCGGGCCATGGACACCCGGGGCCCGCTCTGCGTCGGCATCGACCCGCACGGATCGCTGCTCACGGCCTGGGGCCTGGGCGACGACCTCGCGGGTCTGGAGCGCTTCACCCGGACGACGGTGGAGGCGCTGGCCGACCGGGTCGCCGTCCTCAAGCCGCAGTCCGCGTTCTTCGAGCGCTTCGGCTCCCGAGGCATCGCCGTACTGGAAAAGGCCGTCGAGGAGGCGCGGGCGGCCGGCGCCCTGGTCCTGATGGACGCCAAGCGCGGCGACATCGGCTCGACGATGGAGGCGTACGCGCAGACCTACCTGGACCAGGACTCGCCGCTGTTCTCGGACGCGGTGACCCTCTCCCCGTACCTCGGCTTCGGCTCGCTGCGCCCCGCCCTCGACGCCGCCGCCGTCTCCGGGGCCGGTGTCTTCGTCCTGGCGCTCACCTCCAACCCGGAGGGCGCGGAGGTCCAGCGGGCCACCGCCGCCGACGGCCGGGCGCTGGCGCAGGTCGTGCTCGACCACATCGCCGCCGAGAACCGGGGCGCCCCCGTCCTCGGCTCGGTGGGCGCGGTCGTCGGCGCCACGCTCGGCGACGCGGGGGTCGATCTCGCCGTCAACGGACCGCTGCTCGCTCCCGGCATCGGGGCGCAGGGCGCGACCCCGGCGGATCTCCCGGGCGTCTTCGGCGCGTCGGTCGGGAACGTCGTCCCGAGCGTCAGCCGGGGCGTCCTGCGGCACGGTCCTGGCGTCGCGGCCCTGCGCGAGGCGGCCGAGCGCGTCACGGCGGAGGTCAGGAAGGCCGTCGCGGCGCCCCGGGAGACCCCCTGATGACCGGACGGCCGGCCGGACGACGGCTTCGCGGGGACGTTGCGGGGACCTTCCGGAGACCGCGCGGGGACCTGGCGGCGACGCGACGGAAGCTCTCTTGACCAAAATGTGGGGCAAAATGACCGGAATGTCGCCCCCGATCAATGCTGACCAGGACTTTTCGTCTGTTCTCGCTGACTCCGGCGGCCTTGGCCGCTAGTCTCCGTCGAGAGCCAACGTGCAGTGCGTTGCCCGTTGCTCGCCCTGGTGCGGGGCGATCAGGTCCCGCGCCGGTCCGTATCCGACAGTTCGACATCCGAGGTGACGTAGGCGTGGCTCTTCCGCCCCTTACCCCTGAACAGCGCGCAGCCGCGCTCGAAAAGGCCGCCGCGGCTCGCCGGGAGCGGGCCGAGGTCAAGAATCGACTCAAGCACTCCGGTGCTTCCCTCCATGACGTCATCAAGCAGGGCCAGGAGAACGACGTCATCGGGAAGATGAAGGTCTCCGCCCTCCTTGAGTCCCTGCCCGGCGTGGGCAAGGTCCGCGCCAAGCAGATCATGGAGCGGCTCGGGATCTCCGAGAGCCGCCGCGTGCGCGGTCTTGGCTCCAACCAGATCGCGTCCCTGGAACGCGAGTTCGGCGGCGCGGCTTCCTGACGTTCCCGGGCACTCCCGGGAACCTGGATAATCGCTGCATGGCAGCAGAGGTACGACCGCGGCTGACCGTGCTCTCCGGCCCCTCCGGGGTCGGCAAGAGCACGGTCGTCGCGCATATGCGCAAGGTCCACCCCGAGGTATGGCTCTCGGTGTCGGCCACCACAAGAAAGCCGCGCCCCGGCGAGCGCCACGGCGTCCAGTACTTCTTCGTCTCGGACGAGGAGTTCGACAAGCTGGTCGCCAACGGCGAGCTGCTGGAATGGGCCGAGTTCGCGGGCAACCGCTACGGCACCCCGCGCCGTGCGGTCCTCGACCGCCTGGAGTCGGGCGATCCCGTACTGCTGGAGATCGACCTCCAGGGCGCACGGCAGGTCAAGGAGTCGATGCCCGACTCCCAGCTGGTCTTCCTGGCTCCGCCGAGCTGGGACGAGCTGGTGCGCCGGCTCACCGGCCGGGGCACCGAATCC includes:
- the pyrF gene encoding orotidine-5'-phosphate decarboxylase, which produces MTARQENPAPGRPPGEPFGVRLRRAMDTRGPLCVGIDPHGSLLTAWGLGDDLAGLERFTRTTVEALADRVAVLKPQSAFFERFGSRGIAVLEKAVEEARAAGALVLMDAKRGDIGSTMEAYAQTYLDQDSPLFSDAVTLSPYLGFGSLRPALDAAAVSGAGVFVLALTSNPEGAEVQRATAADGRALAQVVLDHIAAENRGAPVLGSVGAVVGATLGDAGVDLAVNGPLLAPGIGAQGATPADLPGVFGASVGNVVPSVSRGVLRHGPGVAALREAAERVTAEVRKAVAAPRETP
- the gmk gene encoding guanylate kinase; translated protein: MAAEVRPRLTVLSGPSGVGKSTVVAHMRKVHPEVWLSVSATTRKPRPGERHGVQYFFVSDEEFDKLVANGELLEWAEFAGNRYGTPRRAVLDRLESGDPVLLEIDLQGARQVKESMPDSQLVFLAPPSWDELVRRLTGRGTESAPVIERRLAAATIELAAEPEFDTTLVNTSVEDVARELLALMAVA
- a CDS encoding integration host factor, with the translated sequence MALPPLTPEQRAAALEKAAAARRERAEVKNRLKHSGASLHDVIKQGQENDVIGKMKVSALLESLPGVGKVRAKQIMERLGISESRRVRGLGSNQIASLEREFGGAAS